From one Lycium barbarum isolate Lr01 chromosome 6, ASM1917538v2, whole genome shotgun sequence genomic stretch:
- the LOC132643544 gene encoding inner membrane protein PPF-1, chloroplastic, with the protein MAKTLISSFIGTPLPSLPGNIFHRRRQLISTRVKFSFHELPPIQSLHSSFDFDAVVSRAEGLIYTLADAAVAADPTAVASDATAAQKTGGWFGFISDAMEVVLKVMKDGLQTVHVPYAYGFAIILLTLLVKAVTFPLTKQQVESTLAMQNLQPKIKAIQQRYAGNQERIQLETSRLYKQAGVNPLAGCFPTLATIPVWIGLYQALSNVANEGLLTEGFFWIPSLGGPTSIAARQSGTGISWLFPFVDGHPPLGWHDTVAYLVLPVLLIVSQYVSMEIMKPPQTDDPAQKNTLLVFKFLPLMIGYFSLSVPSGLTIYWFTNNVLTTAQQVWLRKLGGAKPAVSGDASGIISAGRAKRTTSQPEQSGERFRQLKDDEKKKKATKALPTDKVELSASISDSEDEPDDDTKPKDEEVLEEAYASSSSKEVPNYSGPRKSKRSKRKRAV; encoded by the exons ATGGCGAAAACCTTAATTTCATCATTCATCGGAACTCCTTTGCCATCACTCCCTGGCAATATCTTTCACAGGCGAAGGCAGCTTATTTCTACTAGAGTGAAATTCAGCTTCCATGAGCTTCCTCCGATTCAGTCGCTTCACTCTTCGTTTGATTTCGATGCGGTTGTAAGCCGAGCGGAAGGACTTATATATACTTTAGCTGATGCTGCCGTGGCTGCTGATCCTACTGCTGTTGCTTCCGATGCTACTGCTGCTCAGAAAACTGGTGGTTGGTTCGGTTTCATTTCTGATGCCATGGAAGTTGTGTTGAAG GTGATGAAGGATGGACTGCAAACTGTGCATGTGCCTTATGCCTATGGATTTGCAATCATATTGCTTACTCTCCTGGTGAAAGCTGTCACTTTCCCTTTGACAAAGCAACAG GTTGAATCAACATTAGCAATGCAAAATCTCCAACCAAAGATCAAAGCTATTCAACAAAGATATGCTGGAAATCAG GAGAGAATCCAACTTGAGACTTCGCGTTTATATAAGCAGGCCGGGGTCAATCCTCTTGCTG GATGTTTCCCAACTTTGGCCACTATACCAGTTTGGATTGGTCTTTATCAAGCTCTCTCTAATGTGGCAAATGAG GGATTGCTGActgaaggtttcttttggattcctTCTTTGGGAGGCCCGACTTCTATAGCTGCTCGACAGAGTGGAACTGGAATTTCTTGGCTATTCCCATTTGTG GATGGGCATCCACCTTTGGGTTGGCATGACACAGTGGCTTACCTCGTTTTGCCTGTCCTGCTAATTGTTTCGCAATATGTTTCGATGGAGATAATGAAACCTCCCCAA ACAGATGATCCAGCTCAAAAGAACACACTTCTGGTTTTCAAGTTCCTTCCGCTCATGATTGGCTATTTCTCTTTGTCTGTTCCGTCAGGGTTAACAATTTACTG GTTCACAAATAACGTGCTGACCACGGCACAGCAGGTATGGTTGCGCAAGTTAGGTGGTGCAAAGCCTGCTGTGAGTGGAGATGCTAGTGGTATCATTAGTGCTGGACGTGCAAAGAGAACTACCTCTCAACCTGAACAATCTGGAGAGAG ATTCAGGCAGCTAAAAGAtgatgaaaagaagaaaaaggcAACCAAGGCACTCCCTACCGATAAGGTTGAACTATCAGCTTCTATATCTGATTCTGAGGACGAACCAGATGATGACACCAAGCCCAAG GATGAAGAAGTTCTTGAAGAGGCTTATGCTTCTAGCAGTAGTAAAGAAGTTCCAAATTACTCGGGGCCGAGGAAGAGTAAAAGATCAAAAAGGAAGCGTGCTGTATAA